In a single window of the Balaenoptera acutorostrata chromosome 3, mBalAcu1.1, whole genome shotgun sequence genome:
- the DIO3 gene encoding thyroxine 5-deiodinase, with translation MPRQATPRLVVGEGRGSQGTLGGAATMFRSLLLHSLRLCAQTASCLVLFPRFLGTAFMLWLLDFLCIRKHLLGRRRRDQPQTEVELNSDGEEMPPDDPPICVSDDNRLCTLASLRAVWHGQKLDFFKQAHEGGPAPNSEVVLPDGFQNQHILDYARGNRPLVLNFGSCTUPPFMARMSAFQRLVTKYHRDVDFLIIYIEEAHPSDGWVTTDSPYSIPQHRSLEDRVSAARVLQQGAPECSLVLDTMANSSSSAYGAYFERLYVIQSGTIMYQGGRGPDGYQVSELRTWLERYAEQLHGPQTRRV, from the coding sequence ATGCCTCGCCAAGCCACCCCGCGTTTGGTGGTGGGGGAAGGTAGAGGGTCCCAGGGGACTCTGGGGGGCGCCGCCACCATGTTCCGCTCCCTGCTGCTTCACTCCCTGAGGCTCTGCGCCCAGACCGCCTCGTGCCTCGTGCTCTTCCCGCGCTTCCTCGGCACGGCCTTCATGCTCTGGCTGCTCGACTTCTTGTGCATCCGCAAGCATTTACTGGGCCGCCGACGCCGGGATCAGCCCCAAACTGAAGTGGAGCTCAACAGCGATGGCGAGGAGATGCCTCCTGACGACCCGCCTATCTGCGTGTCCGACGACAACCGCCTGTGCACCCTGGCGTCGCTGAGGGCGGTGTGGCACGGCCAGAAGTTGGATTTCTTCAAGCAGGCGCACGAAGGCGGTCCGGCGCCCAATTCCGAGGTGGTCCTGCCCGACGGCTTCCAGAACCAGCACATCCTCGACTACGCCCGAGGAAACCGCCCGCTGGTGCTCAATTTCGGCAGCTGCACCTGACCACCGTTCATGGCGCGTATGAGCGCCTTCCAGCGCCTGGTCACCAAGTATCATCGTGACGTCGACTTCCTCATCATCTACATCGAGGAAGCGCACCCCTCGGACGGCTGGGTCACCACGGACTCTCCCTACAGCATCCCGCAGCACCGAAGCCTGGAGGACCGGGTCAGCGCAGCGCGGGTACTGCAGCAAGGTGCTCCCGAATGCTCTCTCGTCCTCGACACCATGGCCAACTCCAGCAGCTCCGCCTACGGCGCCTACTTCGAGCGCCTCTATGTCATCCAGAGTGGCACCATTATGTACCAGGGCGGCCGTGGCCCCGATGGCTACCAGGTCTCCGAGCTGCGCACCTGGCTGGAGCGCTACGCTGAGCAGCTGCATGGCCCTCAGACCCGTCGAGTGTAA